GGGTTCCGGGTAGATCAGGACACCCGCGGCGGAGGTGTGGATCCGGCCCTGCGACTCGGTCGCCGGCACACGCTGGACGCGGTGCACGCCGCCTTCGAACTTCAGGCGCGCCCACACCCCGTCGGCATCCGTGCCCTTGCTCTTCACCGCGACCGTGACGTCCTTGTAGCCGCCCAGGTCGGAGTGCACCGCGTCGAGGACCTCGGCCTTCCAGCCGTGCCGCTCCGCGTAGCGCAGGTACATGCGCAGCAGGTCGCCGGCGAACAGGGCCGACTCCTCGCCGCCCTCACCGGACTTGATCTCCATCAGGACGTCCGAGCCGTCGTACGGGTCGCGCGGCAGCAGCAGCTCCGTCAGCCGGGACTCCAGCTGCGGGATGCGCGCCGCGATCTCCTCGGCCTCGGCCGCGAAGCCCGCGTCCTCGTCGGCCAGCTCACGCGCGGTGCCCAGGTCGTCCCGCGCCTGGTCCAGCTCGTTGATGACCTTGACGATCGGGCTCAGCTCGGCGTAACGGCGGCCGAGCTTGCGCGCCCGGCCCTGGTCGGCGTGCACGGCCGGGTCCGCCAGCTGCTTTTCCAGATCGGCGTACTCGGCGAGCAGCCCGTGCAGGGAAGACGAATCCACGACCGAACCTTCCTCTTGATGGCCTCAGGACACAAAAGCGGCGCCCACCCCCGATGGTCGGGAGTGGGCGCCGGCGGTGGAGCTACTTGGCGTCGGCCTTCTTGCCGGCCCGCTTGCCGTAGCGCGCCTCGAAGCGCGCGACCCGGCCACCGGTGTCCATGATCTTCTGCTTGCCGGTGTAGAAGGGGTGGCAGTTCGAGCAGATTTCGACCGTGATGGCGCCGGAGGTCTTGGTGCTGCGGGTCGTGAAGGTGTTGCCGCAACCACACGTGACGGTGGTGGGCACGTACTCGGGGTGGATACCGCTCTTCATGGAGTCCTCTCTCGGTGGCCGCCGGGTCCCCGCGGCGTTCTTCGACACGTGGGGTGAACCGGAGCCGGACGTTAGCGGATTGATTCTGCCAGACGCGCTGACGTGCAGGTCAACGCCCCCCGGGCGGCGCATATTCCGGGTACGGGACGTGTACGGGTTTTGTACGGGCGCACGCGAGGCTCCTGGCCGAGACCCGGACCCGCCGGGTGAGGAGGAGCCGATGTCACTTTCGCGCACCGCCAAGTCCGCCGCCGTCGCCGCGCTCGCCGCCTCGGCACTCGCCCTCGTGCCGGCCACGAGCCAGGCCGCGACCCTTGCCACCGTCGCCCCGAGCAGCGACGTCTCGGTCCTCGCCGCCGGTGACGGCACGCCGGCAGGCGCCATCGCGTGGTTCAAGGCCCGCATCGGCAGCACCGCCTACCAGGGCTACTGCGAGAAGGCCGTGGAGAACGCCTACGGCACCACCGGGGTGTGGGCCTCGGCCAACGCGCATTGGAACGGCGCGAGCCCCAAGCACGCCGGTGACCGGAACCCGCCGCTGGGCGCGTTCGTGTACTGGAACATCTCCTCGCCCTACGGCCACGTCGGCATCTCCGACGGCGCCGGCGGGTTCTACGCGACCAGCGTCGGCGGCAAGATCGGGCACGTCACCAAGGCCCAGGGCGGCTACAGCTACTACAGCAACTACCGCGGCTGGACCCCCGCCGCGGTCCCCCACCAGTAGGACGACGCGAAAACGGCCACCCTTCCTGGGGGAGGGTGGCCGTTTCGCGTGCTACGAACGACTAGTCGTCGTCCGAGGCGAGCGCCGTCTTGCTGACCTGCATCAGGAACTCGATGTTGGTCTTCGTCTTGCGCAGGCGGGACAGCAGCAGGTCGATGGCCTGCTGCGAGTCCAGCGCGTGCAGGACCCGGTGCAGCTTGTGCGTGACTGCCAGCTCGTCCGGCGAGAGCAGCAGCTCCTCCTTGCGGGTGCCGGACGGGTTGACGTCCACCGCCGGGAAGACGCGCCGCTCGGCGATCTTGCGGTCGAGCTTGAGCTCGGCGTTGCCGGTGCCCTTGAACTCTTCGAAGATCACCGTGTCACCGGTCGACCCGGTCTCGACCATCGCCGTGGCGAAGATCGTCAGCGAGCCGCCGTTCTCGATGTTGCGCGCCGCGCCGAGGAAACGCTTCGGCGGGAACAGCGCGGTCGAGTCGACACCACCGGAGAGGATCCGGCCGGACGCCGGGGCCGCCAGGTTGTAGGCGCGGCCGAGGCGGGTGATCGAGTCGAGCAGGACCACCACGTCCATGCCCATCTCCACGAGGCGCTTGGCCCGCTCGATGGAAAGCTCGGCGACCGAGGTGTGGTCTGACGGCGGGCGGTCGAAGGTCGAGGCGATGACCTCGCCCTTCACCGACCGCTGCATGTCGGTGACCTCTTCCGGACGCTCGTCGACGAGGACGACCATCAGGTGGCACTCGGGGTTGTTCGTGGTGATCGCGTTCGCGATGTCCTGCATGATCGTGGTCTTGCCCGCCTTCGGCGGCGACACGATCAGGGCGCGCTGCCCCTTGCCGACCGGCATGACCAGGTCGATCACGCGGGTGGTCAGCTTGTGCGGCTCGGTCTCCAGGCGCAACCGCTCGTTCGGGTAGAGCGGGGTCAGCTTGGTGAACTCGGGGCGGCGCTTGGCCTCGTCCGGGTCCAGGCCGTTGACGCTGTCGACGCGCACCAGCGGGTTGAACTTCTGGCGCTGCTGCTCGCCCTCACGCGGCTGCTTGACGACACCGGTGATCGCATCACCGCGGCGCAGGCCGTGCTTGCGGACCAGCGACAGCGACACGTACACGTCGTTCGGCCCGGGCAGGTAACCCGAGGTGCGCACGAACGCGTAGTTGTCCAGGACGTCGAGGATGCCGGCGACCGGCAGCAGGACGTCGTCCTCGCGGATCTCGGTGTCCGTGCCACCCTCACCGCGGTTGCCACCGCGACGGCGGCGGTCCCGGAACCGGCGGCCGCGACGGCCGCCCTCGTCGTCGTCCGCGTTGTTCTGGCCGCCACCGGAGTTCTGGCCGCCGCCCGGGTTCTGCTTGGACTGGCCGGCGCCGGAGTCGCGGTTGTTCTGCTTGCGCTGGTCGCCACCGCCCTGCTGGGCCTGGTCGCCACCGCGCTGGTCGTTGCCGCCGCGGTCGTTGCCACCGCGGTTGTCCGGGCTGCCCGCGGCGCGGTTCGCGCCACGGCGACGGCGGGCGCCGCCCTCGCGACGGGGGGCGTCCTCGCCCTGCTGGGGCGCCTCGGCGCCGTTCACGGGCTTCTCGGCCGGAGCCGGCTTCTCGGCCTTCTCCACCACCGGGGCGGGCTTGTCGGCCGGGGCCGCGGCCTGCCGGGGCGCCTTCTCGGCGGACTTGGCAGGCGCCGGAGCCTCCACCTTCGCGGCGATGCCGTCGAGGGGCAGGGTCTCGTCGGCGGCGCGCTTGCGCGGGGCCTTGCCCTGGCGCTCGCGGATCGCGGCGATCAGGTCGCCCTTGCGCATCCCCTTGGTGTCGCCGATGCCCAGCTGGGTGGCGAGTTCCCGCAGGTCGGCGATCACCATGCCGGACAGGCCGCCGCTGCGGCGCTTCGGCGCGGCCGTGCCGTTGCTCTCCCCTGGCTCAGCGTTCGTCGCGGCGGCCGCCACGTCGCCGCTCAAAAGATCGGTGTTGCTCACACATGTCCTTCCTGACCGATCCACGCCTCCAGGTGGATCAGCGGACTACCGCCCGCGTCCGATCGCGAGGCGGTCTGCTCCTGCCCGGTGTGGCTTCCCCGGCCGGGACACGCAGGTCACAGCGGCGGAGCCGCCACACGGGGTTCTCGCGTGCTCCAGGTGGAACGCGCCGAATTCGTGTCACCGTGGCTACCGGAAACCCGCCTAGGTCAATCCCTGCACCAGCTATGCGGAATTATCGACTCAACGAGAGAATGCGATCCGGGACGAACCCCCGGGACCGACACCGGGTGCGATTGCGCGCGGTGATCGAACGCCCCCGAGGGTAGACCGACCTGGCACGAGGTGCAACAACCACCCCCCGGCGTGCCGCGAATCTCCGCACGGAAGCTACCGGCCCGTGACCTGAACCCCGGTCTGGTCGACCGGCAGCTCGATGACTTCGAATCGTGCAACGTCCACCGACGCCGGAATTATTCCGTCGACCGTCAGGGCGAGCACGGTCGGCCCGGCGCCGGACACCGTCGCCGCGACCCCGGCGGCACGCAGGTCGTGCACCAGGCGCCCGGTCGCCGGGTACGCGGGGGCGCGGTAGTCCTGGTGCAGGCGGTCCTCGGTGGCGGGCAGCAGCAGCGACGGATCGCTGGTCAGGGCGTGCACGGCGAGCGCCGCGCGGCCCGCCGAGAACGCGGCGTCGGCGTGCGGCACCTTCTCCGGCAGCAGCCCGCGCGTCGCCTCCGTGGACGACTTGACCGACGGCACCGCCACGACCGGGCGGATCGACGGGTGCGGCGTCAGCCGTTCCGCGTGAAAACGGCCCTTTTCACACCATGCCAGGACGAACCCGCCCAGCAGGCTGGCGGCGGCGTTGTCCGCGTGCCCCTCGAACTCGGCGGCCAGCTGAACCGCGTCGCCGTCCAGCGGCCGCTCCGCGAGGGCGTACCCGGCGGCGATCCCGGAGACCACCGCCGCGGCCGAGGAACCGAGCCCGCGCGCGTGCGGGATCTTGTTGAAGCACCGCAGGTGCAGCCCCGGCGGCGTGACGCCGAGGTGCTCGCACGCGCGCCGCAGTGCCCGCACCACGAGGTGCGTCTCGTCGGTGGGCACGTCCTCCACCCCACCGGCCCCGGCGTCGAACACCTCGACCTTCAGCCCGGCGTCGGTGACCTGCACCTCGACGACGTCGTGCAGCGCGAGCGCCAGCCCGAGCGCGTCGAAGCCCGGGCCGAGGTTCGCGCTCGACGCCGGGACGGTCACCTTCAGAGCGGTCACGTCAGCTCCAGCGCCGCGGCGACGGCCTGCGGGTCCACCGCCAGCGGCTCCACCTCGACGTTGCCCTCCAGCGCGGTGCCCGGGTCCTTGAGGCCGTGGCCGGTGACGGTGCACACGACCGTCGAGCCCTTCGGCAGGCGGCCGTCGGCGGCGGTGGCGAGCAGGCCCGCGACGCTGGTCGCCGACGCCGGCTCCACGAACACGCCCTCCTTGCTGGCCAGCAGGCGGTACGCGGCGAGGATCTTCTCGTCGGTCACCGCCTCGAACAGGCCGCCGGAGGCGTTCTTCGCCTTGACCGCGCCCTCCCAGGAGGCCGGGCTGCCGACGCGGATCGCGGTCGCGATCGTCTCCGGCTCGGCGACCGGCTCACCCTTG
The window above is part of the Amycolatopsis thermoflava N1165 genome. Proteins encoded here:
- the prfA gene encoding peptide chain release factor 1; this encodes MDSSSLHGLLAEYADLEKQLADPAVHADQGRARKLGRRYAELSPIVKVINELDQARDDLGTARELADEDAGFAAEAEEIAARIPQLESRLTELLLPRDPYDGSDVLMEIKSGEGGEESALFAGDLLRMYLRYAERHGWKAEVLDAVHSDLGGYKDVTVAVKSKGTDADGVWARLKFEGGVHRVQRVPATESQGRIHTSAAGVLIYPEPEEVEVEIDPNDLRIDVFRSSGPGGQSVNTTDSAVRVTHLPTGIVVSCQNEKSQIQNRARAIQVLQARLQAMAEEEAAAKAADARKSQVRTVDRSERVRTYNFPENRISDHRVNYKAYNLDQVLDGDLDAVLDALAAADREERLATAGQ
- the rho gene encoding transcription termination factor Rho, with the translated sequence MSNTDLLSGDVAAAATNAEPGESNGTAAPKRRSGGLSGMVIADLRELATQLGIGDTKGMRKGDLIAAIRERQGKAPRKRAADETLPLDGIAAKVEAPAPAKSAEKAPRQAAAPADKPAPVVEKAEKPAPAEKPVNGAEAPQQGEDAPRREGGARRRRGANRAAGSPDNRGGNDRGGNDQRGGDQAQQGGGDQRKQNNRDSGAGQSKQNPGGGQNSGGGQNNADDDEGGRRGRRFRDRRRRGGNRGEGGTDTEIREDDVLLPVAGILDVLDNYAFVRTSGYLPGPNDVYVSLSLVRKHGLRRGDAITGVVKQPREGEQQRQKFNPLVRVDSVNGLDPDEAKRRPEFTKLTPLYPNERLRLETEPHKLTTRVIDLVMPVGKGQRALIVSPPKAGKTTIMQDIANAITTNNPECHLMVVLVDERPEEVTDMQRSVKGEVIASTFDRPPSDHTSVAELSIERAKRLVEMGMDVVVLLDSITRLGRAYNLAAPASGRILSGGVDSTALFPPKRFLGAARNIENGGSLTIFATAMVETGSTGDTVIFEEFKGTGNAELKLDRKIAERRVFPAVDVNPSGTRKEELLLSPDELAVTHKLHRVLHALDSQQAIDLLLSRLRKTKTNIEFLMQVSKTALASDDD
- the thrB gene encoding homoserine kinase, with translation MTALKVTVPASSANLGPGFDALGLALALHDVVEVQVTDAGLKVEVFDAGAGGVEDVPTDETHLVVRALRRACEHLGVTPPGLHLRCFNKIPHARGLGSSAAAVVSGIAAGYALAERPLDGDAVQLAAEFEGHADNAAASLLGGFVLAWCEKGRFHAERLTPHPSIRPVVAVPSVKSSTEATRGLLPEKVPHADAAFSAGRAALAVHALTSDPSLLLPATEDRLHQDYRAPAYPATGRLVHDLRAAGVAATVSGAGPTVLALTVDGIIPASVDVARFEVIELPVDQTGVQVTGR
- the rpmE gene encoding 50S ribosomal protein L31, yielding MKSGIHPEYVPTTVTCGCGNTFTTRSTKTSGAITVEICSNCHPFYTGKQKIMDTGGRVARFEARYGKRAGKKADAK